In Podospora pseudopauciseta strain CBS 411.78 chromosome 3, whole genome shotgun sequence, one genomic interval encodes:
- a CDS encoding hypothetical protein (EggNog:ENOG503P72D), translating into MVHKSSLKSSSPLMTSPQTDVTMSRHKVSHHSKQPVHPPAQHKSYATTMSSSSSNPNTSSTNQPTENPGLISSHAEYIKGAAESAIGDISGSHAWKTSGEQDKAHARASLNQATQNRDPATSGYGKVEEVAGKLTGCEGMRREGAASASKPNQE; encoded by the exons ATGGTGCACAAGTCGAGCCTCAAATCCAGCAGCCCATTAATGACGTCACCCCAGACCGACGTCACCATGTCGCGGCATAAG GTATCACACCACAGTAAACAGCCAGTACACCCACCAGCACAACACAAATCCTACGCCACAACCatgtcttcctcctcgagcaaccccaacaccagcagcaccaaccaGCCTACCGAGAACCCAGGCCTGATCTCCTCCCACGCCGAGTATATCAAGGGGGCAGCTGAG TCCGCAATCGGCGACATCTCGGGTTCCCACGCCTGGAAAACCTCGGGCGAGCAAGACAAGGCCCACGCCCGTGCTTCACTCAATCAAGCGACCCAGAACCGTGACCCGGCCACCTCGGGATATGGGAAAGTGGAGGAAGTTGCCGGCAAGCTGACAGGATGCGAGGGCATGAGGAGGGAAGGCGCTGCCAGCGCTAGCAAGCCAAATCAGGAGTAA
- the TEF3 gene encoding translational elongation factor EF-1 alpha (COG:Q; EggNog:ENOG503NWIQ) — MAPSENAASIKVLDELMQKLTISKEADQIKEASAALASFINGRIEDLDTPTKTVEALKKQLANKKDATVREKALLAIQAIAQHSEVSSAVEPYLVALLPSVLAGAGDKITAVKNAAFAAALAIAEAINPNAVKAVLPALIDSLRNAQKWPEKMLVLDFIDVLIKTAPAQTGLRVPDLIPVISEAMWDTKKEVKDRAYKTMEQLCQLIVNRDIERFIPELIKCIAKPENVPETVHLLGATTFVTEVQEPTLALMVPLLDRGLAERDTAIKRKSAVIVDNMCKLVDDPNIVAPFLPKMMPGLQKNYENLADPEAREKTKQALDTIIRVGNVVDGKIPEVRNHGDIKTILGHFKEVLPAKHASALEKFAPVLEYAAAVAGQLVDEKETESAVWAEAVKPYVAVVVGDDEAQSITDALRKRANPDLAEGDDGEEDDEEGEDLCNCTFSLAYGAKILLNQTHLRLKRGQRYGLCGPNGSGKSTLMRAINNEQVEGFPKQSEVKTVFVEHDLDSADTEMTTIDWTMKKLAEAGVDVSQAEVEKRLSEFGFSEDMIKNEITALSGGWKMKLALCRAVFEAPDILLLDEPTNHLDVKNVKWLEDYLINSPCTSIIVSHDSGFLDNVCQHIVHYERFKLKRYRGNLAEFVKKHPAAKSYYELGASDMEFSFPEPGFLEGVKTKAKAILRATKMSFQYPGTAKPQISDISFQCSLGSRIAVIGPNGAGKSTLINVLTGELIPTAGEIYQHENIRIAYIKQHAFAHIDNHLDSTPSEYIQWRFQTGEDRETMDRANKIITEADEEAMNKVFKVEGTMRRVIGINSRRKFKNSYEYECSFALGENIGMKNERWVPMMTADNAWLPRSELLASHQKMVADVDMKEALASGQFRPLVRKEIEAHCANFGLDAELVSHSRMRGLSGGQRVKVVLAACSWQRPHLIVLDEPTNYLDRDSLGALSKALKKFEGGVIIITHSAEFTKDLTEEVWAVMDGKMTPSGHNWVQGQGSGPRLKGDDGEEEEKFDAMGNKIVSTKKKAKLTSSEARKKKKERMARRKRGEEVFSDEDE, encoded by the exons ATGGCTCCCTCCGAGAACGCCGCCAGCATCAAGGTGCTCGATGAGCTCATGCAGAagctcaccatctccaaggAGGCTGATCAGATCAAGGAGGCTTCGGCCGCCCTTGCTTCCTTCATCAACGGTCGCATCGAGGACCTTGATACCCCCACCAA GACCGTCGAGGCTCTCAAGAAGCAGCTCGCCAACAAGAAGGATGCCACCGTCCGCGAGAAGGCCCTCCTTGCCATCCAGGCTATTGCCCAGCACTCCGAGGTCTCTTCTGCCGTTGAGCCCTACCTCGTTGCTCTTCTCCCCAGCGTCCTGGCTGGCGCTGGTGACAAGATCACCGCTGTGAAGAATGCCGCTTTCGCCGCTGCTCTGGCCATCGCCGAggccatcaaccccaacgctGTCAAGGCCGTTCTCCCCGCCTTGATTGACTCCCTCCGCAATGCCCAGAAGTGGCCCGAGAAGATGCTTGTCCTCGACTTCATCGATGTCCTCATCAAGACTGCCCCCGCCCAGACTGGTCTCCGTGTCCCCGACTTGATCCCCGTCATTTCCGAGGCCATGTGGGACACCaagaaggaggtcaaggaccgTGCCTACAAGACCATGGAGCAGCTCTGCCAGCTTATTGTCAATCGCGATATCGAGCGCTTCATTCCCGAGCTCATCAAGTGTATCGCCAAGCCCGAGAATGTCCCCGAGACTGTTCACTTGCTCGGTGCCACCACCTTCGTCACTGAGGTCCAGGAGCCCACTCTTGCCCTCATGGTTCCCCTTCTTGATCGTGGTCTCGCCGAGCGCGACACCGCTATCAAGCGCAAGTCGGCCGTCATTGTCGACAACATGTGCAAGCTCGTCGACGACCCCAACATTGTCGCTCCTTTCTTGCCCAAGATGATGCCCGGTCTCCAGAAGAACTACGAGAACTTGGCTGATCCCGAGGCTCGTGAGAAGACCAAGCAGGCTCTTGACACCATCATCCGCGTCGGTAACGTCGTTGACGGCAAGATCCCCGAGGTCCGCAACCACGGTGATATCAAGACCATCCTTGGCCACTTCAAGGAGGTCCTCCCCGCCAAGCACGCTTCTGCTCTTGAGAAGTTCGCCCCCGTCCTCGAGTACGCCGCCGCTGTTGCTGGCCAGCTCGTCGACGAGAAGGAGACCGAGTCCGCCGTCTGGGCCGAGGCTGTCAAGCCCTACGTCGCTGttgtcgttggtgatgacgaggCTCAGTCCATCACTGACGCTCTCCGCAAGCGCGCCAACCCCGACCTCGCCGAGGGCGATGacggtgaggaggacgacgaggagggtgaggatctGTGCAACTGCACCTTCTCGCTCGCCTACGGTGCCAAGATCCTTCTCAACCAGACCCATCTCCGCCTCAAGCGCGGCCAGCGCTACGGTCTGTGCGGTCCCAATGGTTCCGGAAAGTCCACCCTCATGCGCGCCATCAACAACGAGCAGGTCGAGGGCTTCCCCAAGCAGTCCGAGGTCAAGACCGTGTTCGTCGAGCACGACTTGGACTCTGCCGATACCGAGATGACCACCATCGACTGGACCATGAAGAAGCTTGCCGAGGCCGGCGTCGACGTCAGCCAGGCTGAGGTCGAGAAGCGTCTCAGCGAGTTCGGCTTCTCCGAGGACATGATCAAGAACGAGATCACTGCCCTCTCCGGTGGTTGGAAGATGAAGCTGGCCTTGTGCCGTGCCGTCTTCGAGGCTCCCGATATTCTCCTGCTCGACGAGCCCACCAACCATCTCGATGTGAAGAACGTGAAGTGGCTCGAGGACTACCTCATCAACTCCCCTTGCACCTCCATCATCGTCTCTCACGACAGTGGTTTCCTCGACAACGTGTGCCAGCACATCGTCCACTACGAGCGCTTCAAGCTTAAGCGCTACAGAGGCAACCTCGCCGAGTTTGTCAAGAAGCACcccgctgccaagtcctACTACGAGCTCGGTGCCTCCGACATGGAGTTCTCCTTCCCCGAGCCCGGTTTCCTCGAGGGTGTCAagaccaaggccaaggccatTCTCCGTGCCACCAAGATGTCCTTCCAGTACCCCGGCACCGCCAAGCCCCAGATTTCCGACATCTCCTTCCAGTGCTCGCTCGGTTCCCGTATTGCCGTCATTGGTCCCAACGGTGCCGGCAAGTCCACCCTCATCAACGTGCTCACTGGTGAGCTCATCCCCACCGCCGGTGAGATCTACCAGCACGAGAACATCCGTATCGCCTACATCAAGCAGCACGCTTTCGCCCACATCGATAACCATCTCGACAGCACTCCCTCCGAGTACATCCAGTGGCGTTTCCAGACTGGTGAGGATCGTGAGACCATGGATCGTGCCAACAAGATCATCACCGAGGCTGATGAGGAGGCCATGAACAAGGTCTTCAAGGTCGAGGGCACCATGCGCCGTGTCATTGGCATCAACTCCCGCAGAAAGTTCAAGAACTCGTACGAGTACGAGTGCTCTTTCGCTCTCGGCGAGAACATTGGCATGAAGAACGAGCGCTGGGTTCCCATGATGACTGCCGACAACGCTTGGTTGCCCCGCTCCGAGCTCCTCGCCTCCCATCAGAAGATGGTTGCCGATGTCGATATGAAGGAGGCCCTTGCCTCCGGTCAGTTCCGTCCCCTCGTGCGCAAGGAGATCGAGGCTCACTGCGCCAACTTCGGTCTCGATGCCGAGCTTGTCTCTCACTCCCGCATGCGCGGTCTCTCCGGTGGTCAGCGTGTCAAGGTCGTCCTTGCCGCCTGCTCGTGGCAGCGTCCTCATCTCATCGTTCTTGATGAGCCTACCAACTACCTCGATCGTGACTCTCTCGGTGCCTTGTCCAAGGCTCTCAAGAAGTTCGAGGGTGGTGTCATCATCATTACCCACTCTGCCGAGTTCACCAAGGATCTCACTGAGGAGGTGTGGGCTGTCATGGATGGCAAGATGACTCCTTCCGGCCACAACTGGGTGCAGGGCCAGGGCTCTGGTCCCCGCCTCAAGGGGGatgacggcgaggaggaggagaagttcGATGCCATGGGCAACAAGATTGTTagcaccaagaagaaggccaagctTACCAGCTCCGAGGcccgcaagaagaagaaggagcgcATGGCTCGCCGCAAGCGTGGTGAGGAG GTCTTcagcgacgaggacgagtAA
- a CDS encoding hypothetical protein (EggNog:ENOG503NXSJ; COG:S), translating to MAMRISRRTINITSQQSHQITIYSYHLRNSISTTMQGLLGFTLLGSFVSYLQGAAASPATAGGTEKRNPLGLSLPPLIPSIPGVTEPLASNAPPLPILQLPTPPLASPPFTASNIKPKKIGYFWTGAGDNLHKDFLATVSLDDDTFGTFIQLTDVPTSGNSPHHLGASYDGKTLIGGGLLSLLKTQDTAFYFDVSDPYRPKFDHSNRAILSSIVDEIRAKPDGGFYITYMGSAVGTSPGRLVETDARGNIIHEWPEVTDIPSTLNILGQQFSPHGLTVDYDKQIALTSDFVVPITILKPTLGIQKADTLRLFDLRTHKILSTITIPGGQGIQDVKFIPNHPETAALATAVGLGQVWVIYPFRTKNAKQGTAELLFDFGPKAKNSLAIYSDISDDGKLAYFTFTLGNHVAALDISDLSNPVRLDDPNETQPIIGPHYVKISPDKKNLLVLGYFVQAGDISVVNTPGDYKAHWLDLDANGKFSWNKTIDFEREFATTRGGARPHSVVIYDLSDPADPKYY from the exons ATGGCGATGCGTATAAGTAGAAGAACAATCAACATAACTTCTCAACAATCTCATCAGATCACCATC TATTCTTACCATCTTCGAAacagcatcagcaccacAATGCAAGGTCTCCTCGGCTTCACACTCTTGGGAAGCTTCGTCTCCTACCTTCAAGGAGCGGCTGCCAGTCCAGCAACTGCCGGTGGCACTGAGAAAAGGAACCCTCTCGGTCTCAGTCTTCCCCCTTTGATTCCCTCCATCCCGGGAGTCACTGAGCCCCTGGCTTCCAATGCACCCCCTCTGCCTATCCTGCAGCTTCCTACGCCCCCCTTGGCCAGTCCTCCGTTTACTGCCTCCAACatcaagcccaagaagaTTGGTTACTTCTGGACTGGTGCTGGTGACAACTTGCACAAGGACTTCCTGGCGACAGTCAGCTTGGATGAT GACACCTTTGGCACATTCATCCAACTCACCGATGTTCCCACCAGCGGTAattctcctcatcatcttggaGCGTCTTATGACGGCAAGACCTTGATTGGCGGCGGTCTTTTGTCTTTGCTCAAGACTCAGGATACTGCCTTTTACTTTGACGTCTCGGACCCGTACCGCCCCAAGTTTGACCACAGCAACCGTGCCATCTTGTCGTCTATTGTCGATGAGATTCGAGCCAAGCCTGATGG AGGCTTCTACATCACCTACATGGGCTCTGCAGTGGGCACCTCCCCCGGCCGCCTCGTCGAGACCGACGCCCGCGGCAACATCATCCACGAGTGGCCCGAAGTCACCgacatcccctccaccctcaacatcctcggCCAGCAGTTCTCCCCCCACGGCCTCACCGTCGACTACGACAAGCAAATCGCCCTCACCTCCGACTTTGTcgtccccatcaccatcctcaagccCACCCTCGGTATACAAAAGGCCGACACCCTCCGCCTCTTTGACCTTCGCACCCACAAGATCCTGTCGACAATCACCATCCCAGGCGGCCAGGGCATCCAGGACGTCAAATtcatccccaaccaccccgaGACGGCCGCGCTCGCCACCGCCGTCGGCCTCGGCCAAGTCTGGGTCATCTACCCCTTCCGCACCAAAAACGCCAAGCAAGGCACCGCCGAGCTCCTCTTCGACTTTGGCCCCAAGGCCAAAAACTCATTGGCCATCTACTCGGACATCTCCGACGACGGCAAACTAGCCTActtcaccttcaccctcggcAACCACGTCGCGGCGCTCGATATCTCTGATCTGAGCAACCCTGTGAGGCTGGACGACCCCAACGAGACCCAGCCTATCATCGGCCCTCACTACGTCAAGATCAGCCCGGATAAGAAGAACTTGTTGGTCCTTGGGTATTTTGTCCAGGCGGGTGACATCTCGGTTGTCAACACGCCTGGTGATTACAAGGCTCACTGGTTGGATCTGGACGCGAACGGCAAATTTAGCTGGAACAAGACGATTGATTTCGAGAGGGAGTTTGCAACCACGAGGGGGGGTGCGAGGCCGCATAGTGTGGTTATTTATGACTTGAGCGATCCGGCTGATCCAAAGTATTATTGA
- a CDS encoding hypothetical protein (COG:S; EggNog:ENOG503P4AM), translated as MIRQLLLAALPLVLANPLPVPEEAANADVAAAADIALPPHWHQGGRGSSSSSSTCGKLNGPRYCKGTAYDPSQTNKYLCGDSRLGPTRLPRREPLDSITEFYDRFGGLCPGVFLDTWFNVTGTGWWWYPEENGFVLGDSGLPIVGEVTLGRGTLLDRFGGETGTFVSPAGAGYQQRALPPTNLNTPADTGVPYNYHVYSVLVPFVVRSGPIRPWFGQPGNGVQFELPKTVAELIVDGVLKAEDVRIVLL; from the exons ATGATccgccaactcctcctcgctgccCTTCCCTTGGTTTTAGCCAACCCCCTGCCTGTCcccgaggaggctgccaaCGCCGATGTCGCCGCGGCCGCTGACATtgccctcccaccccacTGGCACCAAGGAGGTCGCGgctcgtcttcttcctcctccacgtgCGGAAAACTGAACGGCCCCCGTTACTGCAAAGGAACCGCCTACgacccctcccaaaccaacAAGTACCTCTGCGGCGACTCCCGCCTCGGCCCTACCCGCCTCCCCAGGCGTGAGCCGTTGGACTCCATCACCGAGTTTTACGACCGGTTCGGGGGCCTGTGCCCTGGTGTCTTTCTTGACACCTGGTTCAACGTCACCGGTactgggtggtggtggtacccCGAGGAGAACGGGTTCGTCCTTGGGGACAGCGGCCTGCCGATTGTGGGGGAGGTCACGCTCGGGAGGGGGACGCTGCTCGATCGGTTTGGCGGGGAGACGGGGACGTTTGTCAGCCCTGCTGGGGCCGGTTATCAAC AGAGGGCGCTGCCGCCGACGAACTTGAATACTCCGGCTGATACTGG GGTTCCATACAACTACCACGTCTACTCGGTTCTCGTCCCATTTGTCGTCCGGTCTGGTCCGATCAGGCCGTGGTTTGGGCAGCCTGGAAATGGGGTGCAGTTTGAGCTGCCAAAGACTGTGGCTGAGTTGATTGTTGATGGGGTCTTGAAAGCGGAGGATGTGCGCATTGTTCTTCTATGA